A stretch of the Capsicum annuum cultivar UCD-10X-F1 chromosome 8, UCD10Xv1.1, whole genome shotgun sequence genome encodes the following:
- the LOC107839786 gene encoding pentatricopeptide repeat-containing protein At3g49710 isoform X1: MNQQTLGESLQHFRHILKTCIAQKNLFTGKSLHTLYIKSLIPQSTYFSNHFILLYSKCGLLTTARKAFEAILEPNVFSFNAILNAYAKGGQPHLALQLFDNIPEPDIVSYNTLISAYADLGYTLPAIRLFLELKDTGLAMDGFTLSAAITAANDNLDFITQLHSLSISAGFNSYASVNNTLITYYSKNGLLDYAQAIFASMGEIKDEVSWNSMIVAYGQHREGTKALALYKEMEFRDLNLDMFTLASVLTALTSMEDLRGGLQFHAQLIKMGFQENPHVGSGLIDLYSKCSGGISDCEQVFQEIPYPDLVLWNTMISGYSQAEFYEEAVACFRQMQFAGHQPDDCSFVCVISASSNLSSPSQGKQIHSLAIKSSIPSNRISVNNALIAMYSKCGNLQDARLLFDRMLEHNAVTLNSMIAGYAQHGHGAEALLLFAWMLEGNMTPTNITFISVLSSCAHTGKVEEGKKYFGLMTDKFGIKPEAEHYICMIDLMGRAGKLEEAERLIETMPYNPGTIGWGSLLRSCRTHGNIELATKAANQCVQLDPSNAAPYVMLAHMNACLGRWEEVASIRKKMRDNGVRKQVGCSWIEVDKRIHVFVAEDSSHPMMKLVYKFWEEMSKKMKQEGYTPDLRWALIRDDGTRQEEKERSLWHHSEKLAVAFGLLSTKDGKPILIIKNLRICGDCHNAIKLLSRMTGRVITVRDCHRFHCFKGGACSCGDYW, from the coding sequence ATGAACCAACAAACATTGGGGGAGAGCCTTCAACACTTTCGCCACATCTTGAAAACATGCATAGCCCAGAAAAACCTCTTTACAGGCAAATCTCTGCATACCCTTTACATCAAATCACTCATTCCACAATCTACTTACTTCTCCAACCATTTCATCCTTCTCTACTCCAAATGTGGCCTTCTCACCACTGCTCGCAAGGCTTTCGAGGCCATCCTTGAACCCAATGTCTTCTCTTTCAACGCCATTCTTAATGCCTATGCTAAAGGAGGTCAGCCGCACCTTGCCCTCCAGCTGTTTGATAATATTCCTGAACCGGATATTGTTTCTTATAACACACTTATATCTGCCTATGCTGATCTTGGTTACACCTTGCCTGCGATTCGACTGTTTCTCGAGTTGAAGGATACGGGTCTTGCGATGGATGGGTTTACACTTTCTGCTGCTATTACTGCTGCTAACGACAATCTTGATTTCATTACTCAGCTTCATTCGTTGTCGATATCAGCTGGGTTTAATTCGTATGCGTCTGTTAATAATACTCTTATCACGTATTATAGCAAAAACGGGCTTCTTGATTATGCCCAAGCGATTTTCGCGTCAATGGGTGAGATAAAAGATGAAGTTTCTTGGAACTCGATGATTGTTGCTTATGGGCAGCATAGGGAAGGGACAAAGGCGTTAGCTTTGTATAAAGAAATGGAATTTAGGGACTTAAATTTAGATATGTTTACTCTGGCAAGTGTATTGACAGCGCTAACGTCCATGGAAGACTTGCGTGGTGGGCTTCAATTTCATGCCCAGTTAATCAAAATGGGGTTTCAAGAAAATCCACATGTTGGAAGTGGGCTGATTGATTTGTACTCAAAATGTAGTGGTGGTATTTCAGATTGCGAACAAGTGTTTCAGGAAATTCCTTATCCTGACTTGGTTCTTTGGAACACAATGATTTCTGGATATTCGCAAGCTGAATTTTATGAGGAAGCTGTTGCTTGTTTCAGACAAATGCAGTTTGCTGGCCATCAGCCTGATGATTGCAGCTTTGTTTGTGTGATTAGTGCATCTTCTAACTTGTCATCGCCCTCGCAAGGGAAACAGATTCACTCTTTGGCAATCAAATCTAGCATTCCGTCCAATCGAATCTCAGTGAATAATGCTCTCATTGCAATGTATTCTAAATGTGGAAATCTGCAAGATGCAAGACTACTTTTCGATAGAATGCTTGAGCATAATGCTGTCACTTTAAATTCTATGATAGCAGGCTATGCTCAGCATGGGCATGGAGCAGAGGCGCTGTTACTATTTGCATGGATGCTTGAAGGAAATATGACACCTACAAATATAACATTCATCTCTGTCCTATCTTCATGTGCACACACTGGAAAAGTCGAGGAAGGAAAGAAGTATTTTGGTTTAATGACTGATAAATTTGGGATAAAACCAGAGGCTGAGCACTATATATGCATGATTGACCTTATGGGCCGAGCAGGAAAGCTCGAAGAAGCAGAGAGACTAATCGAAACAATGCCATATAATCCTGGTACAATTGGTTGGGGCTCGTTACTAAGGTCATGTCGAACACATGGTAATATAGAGCTAGCGACAAAGGCAGCTAACCAGTGTGTTCAGCTGGATCCGTCAAATGCGGCACCATATGTCATGCTTGCGCACATGAATGCTTGTCTTGGCAGATGGGAAGAGGTAGCATCAATTAGAAAAAAGATGCGAGATAATGGAGTCAGAAAGCAAGTGGGTTGTAGTTGGATTGAGGTGGACAAGAGGATCCACGTTTTTGTGGCAGAAGATAGTTCTCATCCTATGATGAAATTGGTGTATAAATTCTGGGAAGAAATGTCAAAGAAAATGAAGCAAGAAGGGTATACTCCTGATTTGAGGTGGGCTCTGATTAGAGATGACGGAACTAGGCAGGAGGAGAAAGAGAGAAGCTTGTGGCATCACAGCGAAAAACTGGCAGTTGCTTTTGGGCTTTTATCGACCAAAGATGGTAAACCTATTCTTATCATAAAGAACTTGAGAATATGTGGTGACTGTCATAACGCAATTAAGCTTCTCTCCCGTATGACAGGAAGAGTGATTACAGTAAGGGATTGCCACAGGTTTCATTGCTTCAAGGGTGGGGCATGTTCTTGTGGGGATTACTGGTGA
- the LOC107839786 gene encoding pentatricopeptide repeat-containing protein At3g49710 isoform X2, with the protein MNQQTLGESLQHFRHILKTCIAQKNLFTGKSLHTLYIKSLIPQSTYFSNHFILLYSKCGLLTTARKAFEAILEPNVFSFNAILNAYAKGGQPHLALQLFDNIPEPDIVSYNTLISAYADLGYTLPAIRLFLELKDTGLAMDGFTLSAAITAANDNLDFITQLHSLSISAGFNSYASVNNTLITYYSKNGLLDYAQAIFASMGEIKDEVSWNSMIVAYGQHREGTKALALYKEMEFRDLNLDMFTLASVLTALTSMEDLRGGLQFHAQLIKMGFQENPHVGSGLIDLYSKCSGGISDCEQVFQEIPYPDLVLWNTMISGYSQAEFYEEAVACFRQMQFAGHQPDDCSFVCVISASSNLSSPSQGKQIHSLAIKSSIPSNRISVNNALIAMYSKCGNLQDARLLFDRMLEHNAVTLNSMIAGYAQHGHGAEALLLFAWMLEGNMTPTNITFISVLSSCAHTGKVEEGKKYFGLMTDKFGIKPEAEHYICMIDLMGRAGKLEEAERLIETMPYNPGTIGWGSLLRSCRTHGNIELATKAANQCVQLDPSNAAPYVMLAHMNACLGRWEEVASIRKKMRDNGVRKQVGCSWIEVDKRIHVFVAEDSSHPMMKLVYKFWEEMSKKMKQEGYTPDLRWALIRDDGTRQEEKERSLWHHSEKLAVAFGLLSTKDGRVITVRDCHRFHCFKGGACSCGDYW; encoded by the exons ATGAACCAACAAACATTGGGGGAGAGCCTTCAACACTTTCGCCACATCTTGAAAACATGCATAGCCCAGAAAAACCTCTTTACAGGCAAATCTCTGCATACCCTTTACATCAAATCACTCATTCCACAATCTACTTACTTCTCCAACCATTTCATCCTTCTCTACTCCAAATGTGGCCTTCTCACCACTGCTCGCAAGGCTTTCGAGGCCATCCTTGAACCCAATGTCTTCTCTTTCAACGCCATTCTTAATGCCTATGCTAAAGGAGGTCAGCCGCACCTTGCCCTCCAGCTGTTTGATAATATTCCTGAACCGGATATTGTTTCTTATAACACACTTATATCTGCCTATGCTGATCTTGGTTACACCTTGCCTGCGATTCGACTGTTTCTCGAGTTGAAGGATACGGGTCTTGCGATGGATGGGTTTACACTTTCTGCTGCTATTACTGCTGCTAACGACAATCTTGATTTCATTACTCAGCTTCATTCGTTGTCGATATCAGCTGGGTTTAATTCGTATGCGTCTGTTAATAATACTCTTATCACGTATTATAGCAAAAACGGGCTTCTTGATTATGCCCAAGCGATTTTCGCGTCAATGGGTGAGATAAAAGATGAAGTTTCTTGGAACTCGATGATTGTTGCTTATGGGCAGCATAGGGAAGGGACAAAGGCGTTAGCTTTGTATAAAGAAATGGAATTTAGGGACTTAAATTTAGATATGTTTACTCTGGCAAGTGTATTGACAGCGCTAACGTCCATGGAAGACTTGCGTGGTGGGCTTCAATTTCATGCCCAGTTAATCAAAATGGGGTTTCAAGAAAATCCACATGTTGGAAGTGGGCTGATTGATTTGTACTCAAAATGTAGTGGTGGTATTTCAGATTGCGAACAAGTGTTTCAGGAAATTCCTTATCCTGACTTGGTTCTTTGGAACACAATGATTTCTGGATATTCGCAAGCTGAATTTTATGAGGAAGCTGTTGCTTGTTTCAGACAAATGCAGTTTGCTGGCCATCAGCCTGATGATTGCAGCTTTGTTTGTGTGATTAGTGCATCTTCTAACTTGTCATCGCCCTCGCAAGGGAAACAGATTCACTCTTTGGCAATCAAATCTAGCATTCCGTCCAATCGAATCTCAGTGAATAATGCTCTCATTGCAATGTATTCTAAATGTGGAAATCTGCAAGATGCAAGACTACTTTTCGATAGAATGCTTGAGCATAATGCTGTCACTTTAAATTCTATGATAGCAGGCTATGCTCAGCATGGGCATGGAGCAGAGGCGCTGTTACTATTTGCATGGATGCTTGAAGGAAATATGACACCTACAAATATAACATTCATCTCTGTCCTATCTTCATGTGCACACACTGGAAAAGTCGAGGAAGGAAAGAAGTATTTTGGTTTAATGACTGATAAATTTGGGATAAAACCAGAGGCTGAGCACTATATATGCATGATTGACCTTATGGGCCGAGCAGGAAAGCTCGAAGAAGCAGAGAGACTAATCGAAACAATGCCATATAATCCTGGTACAATTGGTTGGGGCTCGTTACTAAGGTCATGTCGAACACATGGTAATATAGAGCTAGCGACAAAGGCAGCTAACCAGTGTGTTCAGCTGGATCCGTCAAATGCGGCACCATATGTCATGCTTGCGCACATGAATGCTTGTCTTGGCAGATGGGAAGAGGTAGCATCAATTAGAAAAAAGATGCGAGATAATGGAGTCAGAAAGCAAGTGGGTTGTAGTTGGATTGAGGTGGACAAGAGGATCCACGTTTTTGTGGCAGAAGATAGTTCTCATCCTATGATGAAATTGGTGTATAAATTCTGGGAAGAAATGTCAAAGAAAATGAAGCAAGAAGGGTATACTCCTGATTTGAGGTGGGCTCTGATTAGAGATGACGGAACTAGGCAGGAGGAGAAAGAGAGAAGCTTGTGGCATCACAGCGAAAAACTGGCAGTTGCTTTTGGGCTTTTATCGACCAAAGATG GAAGAGTGATTACAGTAAGGGATTGCCACAGGTTTCATTGCTTCAAGGGTGGGGCATGTTCTTGTGGGGATTACTGGTGA